The following coding sequences are from one Methanohalophilus halophilus window:
- a CDS encoding ABC transporter permease — MVNPKQAFKIALGSIRSAKLRSLLTTLGIVIGVAAVIANVSLGASFNQFFTDEIGAVGSNFIIVESKEPGTLGKEEMSLISNLQEVDGISPINSQTATVSYQSSRRHIGIMGVTEDYTEVANLRLAEGNFLTDKDSYAAVIGSEVAEEIFDRPVGNKNSIDLTFTKNNGESITHRFVVKGILQSPDTQLVQSGIEPDNRIFIPISTMNSMLEENHYNSFFIKAKSMEVVEQTSEEIDEKLGRQFGIDSRQMDNDNAKPYFIMDQVEILEQTKQLSDSLGALLTAVALISLVVGSIGIMNIMLVTVTERTQEIGLMKSLGYTNTSILNLFIVEAMIVGLFGGIAGTLMGMAGAYIAESYMGLPVAFPLSKIAAGFIISVFVGLVAGVYPANKAAKMNPTDALRNE; from the coding sequence ATGGTAAATCCCAAACAGGCATTCAAAATAGCCCTTGGGAGCATACGCAGTGCAAAACTGCGTTCCCTCCTAACTACCCTGGGAATTGTAATAGGAGTGGCAGCAGTAATAGCCAATGTGTCACTGGGCGCCAGTTTCAACCAGTTTTTTACCGATGAGATCGGAGCCGTAGGTTCAAATTTCATTATAGTGGAAAGTAAAGAACCGGGTACTCTTGGCAAGGAGGAAATGAGCCTTATTTCCAATCTGCAGGAAGTGGACGGAATTTCACCTATAAATAGCCAGACTGCGACTGTCAGCTATCAGTCTTCCCGGCGTCATATAGGTATAATGGGGGTGACAGAGGATTACACCGAAGTGGCAAACCTGCGGCTGGCGGAAGGAAATTTCCTGACAGATAAAGACAGCTATGCTGCAGTGATTGGTTCGGAAGTTGCAGAAGAAATCTTTGACAGGCCTGTAGGCAATAAGAATTCAATCGACTTGACTTTTACCAAAAACAATGGAGAAAGTATCACTCACAGGTTTGTTGTAAAAGGAATACTCCAAAGTCCTGATACACAACTGGTACAATCGGGAATTGAACCTGACAATAGAATATTCATACCGATTTCCACAATGAATTCCATGCTTGAAGAAAATCATTATAATTCATTTTTTATAAAAGCAAAAAGTATGGAAGTGGTTGAGCAAACATCAGAGGAGATTGATGAGAAGCTGGGACGCCAGTTCGGCATAGACTCAAGACAAATGGATAATGACAACGCTAAACCCTATTTCATAATGGACCAGGTGGAAATCCTGGAACAAACAAAACAACTATCTGATTCACTGGGTGCACTGCTAACCGCTGTCGCTCTGATATCCCTTGTAGTTGGATCAATCGGAATAATGAATATTATGCTTGTCACGGTGACTGAAAGAACACAGGAAATCGGTTTGATGAAATCCCTGGGATATACGAATACAAGTATACTGAATCTCTTTATCGTAGAGGCCATGATCGTAGGACTTTTCGGAGGGATTGCAGGAACTTTGATGGGAATGGCAGGTGCCTACATAGCTGAAAGTTACATGGGTTTGCCGGTAGCATTCCCCTTATCCAAAATCGCAGCAGGGTTTATAATTTCAGTCTTTGTAGGGCTTGTAGCAGGGGTATATCCCGCCAACAAGGCTGCAAAGATGAATCCGACAGATGCTTTAAGAAACGAATGA
- a CDS encoding PLD nuclease N-terminal domain-containing protein — MFDWIALPFFNVIFFLGIGLLATAFWIWMLIDCITKETDRSNERLIWIIVIVFTHLLGAILYFILRKNKRNR; from the coding sequence ATGTTTGATTGGATAGCACTACCTTTCTTTAATGTTATCTTCTTTTTGGGGATAGGATTACTCGCAACGGCATTCTGGATATGGATGCTTATAGATTGCATCACAAAGGAAACAGACAGAAGCAATGAGAGACTGATCTGGATAATAGTTATTGTGTTTACCCATTTACTGGGAGCCATACTGTACTTTATCCTCAGGAAGAATAAACGCAACCGATAA